ctagatcctccatgcccgcctgtatcacatcttgtatccaagcttagaggtgatacaacagggtactagagccttcatgcccgcccgtatcacatcttgcattcaagctagaggcgtcccaacagggtactagagcctccatgcccgcccgtatcacatcttgcattcaagctagaggcgtcccaacagggtactagagcctccatgcccgcccgtatcacatcttgcattcaagctagaggcggcccaacagggtactagagcctccacgccgcccgtatcacatattgcattcaagctagaggcggcccaacagggtactagagcctccatgcccgcccgtatcacatcttgcattcaagctagaggcggcccaacagggtactagagcctccacgccgcccgtatcacatattgcattcaagctagaggcggcccaacagggtactagagcctccatgcccgcccgtatcacatcttgcattcaagcaagaggcggcccaacagggtactagagcctccatgcccgcccgtatcacatcttgcattcaagctagaggcggtacaacagggtactagagcctccatgcccgcccgtatcacatcttgcattcaagctagaggcggcccaacagggtactagagcctcccttcaagtattCCGTTTTCCAAAATAAATTAAATTCTCCTTttctctgatactgtaatcactaacTTTTATATCAATGTTGCAATTAgaaatagaaagtttcattcaattctgacaactcctcctAGGGAATAGattgtatttagtttttttactatGAGTAtatatcctaagagagaaataaaaaggaaattaaGCAGGGAAGAgtatagatggaccatgtgctctttttTTTCGAATTTGTTTTTTCTACTACAAGTGAATGTATAAAACTGATATATCTTATTacagaaaaacaaacaacaaaccgATCATTCAGGCTTAATTTGCTTCGGAAATttatggagaggggaggaggatgaaGCAGCTGTAAAGAGAGACCAAGAGACGCTGAAGGCTCTAGTACGTTTTCTTTCTCGCCTCAATGCTGGAtttacagctacactgctcagtactgctgtattatATCCTCCTTACTGTTGCTTCTGAGTGTGTGCTATATAGAGGTAGGGAAACGGGGTCTTCTTTTCCTTGTGTATACTGTGCATTGGAGACATCACAGTtaatctacacccaccagctatgTGAAAACTGAAAATTGGAGATGAGCCtgaaaaactggtgataaatgcaggatatgggccatataatggccagaaatagtgttatttctcataACCGCTTATTCTGCAAAGTCACCTGAAAGTGCAGGTTGTTGTAAATAGGTTAGTTGATATATAATGAAATCGGTTAAATGTACTAAAGTACATCCCACAAAAACTTTACATTTACTTCAGAGTGAGTTCAGCACTCAGTTTCCAGAAACCTCACAATAATCAAAATGGTGCCTTGAAAGTAAATGTGACTGCGTTACCCATAGTATTCTGCAGGTAGCTGGGGCATCTGTGCACATGCACTGGACACACGGCCGGCACGTGCTGcttgtgcaaatgtcattttgatTAAAGCAGTGGCTTATACCTATCTGATGATTTCTTGTTCTCCAGTATTATCTTACATACCGCAGTACGTCATTCATGCAGCACCTCTGACTTTACCGCTCTTATCTCTATCAATGTTCTCTCTTAATCCAACCACCTACAGCTATTATGCCCATAATAACAACCTTCTGTGACTCCAAGACTACTTCTGTACTGCCTCTAGAATGCTTTGCCTAAGACTTTTGTCACTGTGCACTTTATAAAAGGCACCAACTGACACCGGTTCAAGACGCTTTGTTTATATTCTTCATATTCTACGTATAAGTAGATGGTCTAGAGGGGGAAGTGAGGCCTGCTTTATGCTCTTTAGCTGGCTAGGGTGGTGGGATTTAATTGAAGATGCATGCCATAGATTGTCTGGTCTCCACTGCTAATGCCCATGGCTGATTTCTGCTGTGTTTTACGCGGCTGGAAATCCGCGGCATAGCCCCgccgctattaggttctattgaacctaatagctcaatgttcatgctgcggaattccactgcgtgaaataaaccgcagcatgttctaaatgccgcgggaatacacgcgatcgacttccattgcagtcaatggaagccggccgtcacgctatacttccgctgtagtacAGCGGACGTATCGTGTGAATATGTGGCCCTGCCCACCGCCAGGTCgcgtcatctgacactgccggcgtgtcatgcgttgtactgtgcatgtgcgccagccgTCCATGCGGGGCTTATACGGCAGATCCATGGTGGTAAGGGGCACCGtggtggactccgctgcgatattccgctgacagtgtccgtcacggctgtgggcattagccctaagagtTGTcccctttttttcaaatttaaaaaGGCACTCGGCTGTtgttgtggtgtgttttttttttttaacttcattttGGTGAAATTCATCACCATATCAGtgacctctgctgtgaagaatccagtttTGGAAAAGATTCTGACTTTGGCTCATAACTCCTTGTGATTGTTactaggcttgttaaaaggtctgatattgacttgcaggaatgctgccttccaataggtggagctgtaaTGGTATTATTCAtattcacatttgcatatttcctagatGAGCATGGAtaaccttataagtcttctcacaattccttctaggtgctctccctaaggagaaatgttaCCCTTCCTGACTGATTGACTCCTTTGACAATCGGTATAAATATTAATCAAACTCTCCAGTGTTGGTAGATTCGGCTCACTATTCTATGTATGGAAGTCTTCCAACGGTGGATCTTCGGGGGTGAATGAAGTGTCGGGCATGTTAATTTCTACATGCCCAAATCTTTGTTCCTGCAGCAGATAAACAGCTGCCAAGCGGGTTTAGCAGAAGCGTATTCCACTCTTCCCACTGAAATAAATCTGCACAGTCAGCCGCAAAAGTGTGCATGTTAATGGTGGAATTGGCTGAAATGGTGTGGGGGAACAAGTTGACATTGTCCTCCTAGCCTTTTGTATGGCCAGATCAGGAAGGAGGACAAAAATGAGGTGCTTACTAATAAGGGGCAAAAACTGTTCTACATAGATGACATAAGACTGCAATGTTTTATGTATCATTAATTTGGGGCAGTCTATCCTAATCCCGTTATTTACTGTTTGTTACAGAAGCAGATGAAAAGAATGATCGGACCTCGCTCAACAGGAAGCTAGAAAGCAATTTAGTCCTGCTGATTAAAGAAAAGATTGGCAATGAAGAGATCTGGATGTTCCCTCAAATTGAGTGGATGGCTGGAGAAACAATGAGGCAGACAGCAGGACGAGCGCTTTCTAACTTATCAGGTATCTTCTTTATTTGGACAGAAGCAGGTCCAAAATTAGTATTTTACAGGTCGTCATAGGGGATTGTTGTAGAATTCTTCACTTTTTAAAGGGGGAGCACTTTAAAATCTTATAGGAAAAATAATCTAAAAATTACAGTTAAGGCAAATTTTTATTCTTCCACATAAGAGTGATACAAAGTGTACCTTCaaattgaaatttttttaaaaaaattctttaatACAAAACCTTATAAAATGACACATGTAAATTGCATTCTTTAACTCCTTTGTTGAGAATCAACCATTCCACCTATTGTCAAAACCAAATTCAAAGTGCTTATTCACTCTACACATCCCATTCTGCCAAGTTGTTTAGCAGAGTAGCCAAAATGTAGTGTTTCACGTTTGGGGCAGAAAAGCCCATCTTACTAAATCGCATTGCAACACCAACTAATGTACAGTCTTTTACCAAACCAAAtaaagctttaaccctttccaatccactgtctgacgtctgaagacattatgatttaagactgtacagcttcaatgttggaagacgtctgtcaggtttttcttactgtatattgccagcctctctgctgtcggagcctatccatcgtgtcacctcatgcagtactggctttagtcagcagatagcgccgttgtatagaagcagaaaaagagtaaccccctaggaaaaccaggatacaaattggattagaaagggttaaaatgcctTACAAAgtattgaacacactatttagaAGCCATTCCGGAGAGCTGGAAAGTTATGCTTGCTTTCAGCATCCCAACTGTTgttttacttaaagggaacctgtcatcatcttTGAGCTCCATACATTAAGTTATGGTGTTCAAAGGTGAGGAAACAGGAAGTCCCTGGATCTGTGTTTCATACTCGCTGAATGCACTGTTCCAGCACTGAATCATAGatttggaagtgacctccagggtcatcgggtccaaccccctgctcagtgcaagaatTACTAAAttatcccaaacagatatttgtccagcctttgtttgaagacatccattgaaggagaactcaccacctcctgtggtaaactgttccactcattgatcaccctcactgtcaaagttttttctaatatctaatttgtgtctcctctctttcactttcatcccattgcttctagtctttccttgtacaaatgagaatagggctgatccctctgcactgtgacagcccttcagatatttgtagacagctattaagtctcctctcagccttcttttttgcaagctaaacattcccagatcctttaaccgttcttcataggacatgatttgcagaccgctcaccatcgcATGCTGCggtttgaatcccgcgagcggagaatcgctatgattctccgctcgtggacatcgggctgcgctttccatagttgggTCTGTGGAAAGCGTTCACGGTGTTGCCTGAGGCCAGATTTTCGCCGCGGTTAACACAGTTACATAtgacccatggacaggaggcctaaggaagATTAGAGTAATTACCTaacatctagactctatgcttctcttaatacatcccagaattgtttttgctgctgcatcacactgttgactcatattcagtctgtgatctattagtatactgtgTCCCTGCGTAGCTGCTGCACGCACACAGCATGACTTCAGCCAGTTGTGCGCACGAGCCCTACCATTCATCTTTGTGAGACAGTATGCAGAGAGCTGTCTGAAGAGTCACTCTGTGTGCTCCCCAACTTCATGGGGACACAGCTGGAACGTGAAGCCTGGTAAGTATGAAATACAGCTCCCTGAACTCCCTATTCCCTCACCTTTGGGCCTAGTGACCtagtttatgaggctcaaaggtgatgacggGTTCCTTTTAAAAATGAACACTAACATAGAGTTCTTGTGGCAGGATATCTTCGTCCTTTTGATTTTAAATGTGCGCGGTTATGTTGTTACGAGGATGCCTTTGAGGCACTTTTTCAAACATGCACTACCTTGTATGTATATGGCTAGATTTTCTTTACTATAACATCTCTCTAGAAAATGCCAATTATCTTATTTACTGaagtttataaaaaaatatatatgaaaattatatacatttttttgtctTTCCACAGAAAAACACATTGAAGCTCTTTTCTTAGGAAATGCTCCCTGTGGCTTTTACAAGTACAAGTTCCCCAAAATGATGCGAAGTGAAGATGTGATGGGAGCAAAGGTGTTCTTTTTCAAAGCTCTGCTCAAGAGTCAATCTTTGCTcccaaataagaaaaaaggaGAGTATGTTTGGGTTAGCAAGGATGAACTAAAGGACTATTTAAAGCCAGCATATCTATCTGAAGTGAATAAGTTTGTGATagacatataatatatacaacTGTGTAAATATgctaataaaaactttttgtacGTCTATGGGAAATTACATGTTATGTGATTTCTAGTACTTTGTATCAgttgttcttctttttttttttttttttttacctgttatGGATTCTTTA
The nucleotide sequence above comes from Eleutherodactylus coqui strain aEleCoq1 chromosome 2, aEleCoq1.hap1, whole genome shotgun sequence. Encoded proteins:
- the MRPL46 gene encoding large ribosomal subunit protein mL46 gives rise to the protein MAAPVSRLMTRVFRAVGCRGLATGVAGSPWRLHGAVCLKRPAVLSGSRSAVQQEVEELLQQIDMEKSLYSDHELHLTMDAERLRRMQSDAYDSDDEGQQDIVTAQDLEDKWEQKWREMQLAPKITEADEKNDRTSLNRKLESNLVLLIKEKIGNEEIWMFPQIEWMAGETMRQTAGRALSNLSEKHIEALFLGNAPCGFYKYKFPKMMRSEDVMGAKVFFFKALLKSQSLLPNKKKGEYVWVSKDELKDYLKPAYLSEVNKFVIDI